From the genome of Neodiprion pinetum isolate iyNeoPine1 chromosome 3, iyNeoPine1.2, whole genome shotgun sequence, one region includes:
- the LOC124215010 gene encoding putative leucine-rich repeat-containing protein DDB_G0290503 yields the protein MPGCAAIGCNNRSEKGYNMKCFPRDPQLRKEWQERVGRANWAPSKNSFLCHAHFEADQWVQTKKGKLRLKRDAIPSIFTETSTRKSPNKRRLQNEQQDIDDWSLSNLKKMRTLDDYNYTLEFLDDDEYELTCDMKRNKTRIIAQGDGTMCKSIALGSEIEQDITAGEENNHDLAYRIVTEKEIPGLKKQNVIIVSDENNREIGKLVNNNENVIIVADENNKEIGHIVVDNTLFIQENLDVGKQSQISTENKQQIQNSYDDIEERLKQICNGEEATDDPKAPKDQRVAGISVRKDIICTNNSTVSKSKGALSDKIMKYTDKEIPRNLQLIFGTESGDENKNTSSNANTQLCVLGEKRETQNTNQGEDCPLKRQAFTSKSVTLNDCNVINVPKGKPSDSTGMRAAMKRKRTREEVMKSIEKTIADLSQRTLSAVKCDQLTRSILRVARARKRAGREDRNIISSSHRKPSDVINGKFELNDGEGSLTNPNFTIRVTGVADDVGEIIAGLEATSGHRTSDKNNDVGSRLSRNLKNISSSKYLLAGQTDTRNSLKNGKNPDGLIDLRSDEEQFGDSDSMESEEGFVVERDYETNNETNVFNTKQVNSSTELSHGQKGEFLHIELDGNERKKKVIHKDGSVKIKVEENINSDYENVQSVQQKYSNKPSDLSKELRQKLNAQQEVIKKLTNQLIIYKELETKLVNLKLELQVKNKQIQIFKEKLSKKPQLPEVNSKNESEMKQQAIYKLSNRVNQLEEANKTLMKQIGAEAQNKKYVQNLKQKDEQIKVLNWKLEKASKFLERAEKNANTYKKKMFSMRTSIKQQKAANEKQNKFKNLFIDNASHEFSETALLTAIDIRNSCGLKCYEKLLSYKFPLPSLRTLRRHIMKENNTDRNWGDNDQELIFNGYEEQGIGNEAVESEVTGTVQDIFEESNDLDDLNSNELGEHILSQLGVERMI from the coding sequence atgccAGGGTGCGCTGCGATCGGGTGCAacaatcgcagcgaaaagggtTACAATATGAAATGTTTCCCTCGTGACCCACAGCTGAGAAAAGAGTGGCAGGAAAGAGTGGGCAGAGCGAACTGGGCACcgtcgaaaaattctttcctcTGTCACGCTCACTTTGAGGCTGACCAGTGGGTGCAGACAAAGAAAGGAAAGCTTAGACTTAAGAGAGACGCTATCCCATCTATATTCACAGAAACGTCAACGAGGAAGTCTCCTAACAAGAGACGTTTACAAAACGAGCAGCAAGACATTGATGATTGGTCACTcagtaatttgaagaaaatgcGAACACTAGATGACTATAATTACACTTTGGAATTCCTCGACGATGATGAATATGAGTTGACATGCgatatgaaaagaaataagacGAGGATAATTGCGCAGGGTGATGGCACGATGTGCAAATCCATAGCACTGGGTAGTGAGATTGAGCAAGATATCACAGCTGGTGAAGAAAATAATCATGATCTTGCGTATCGTATTGTTACGGAAAAGGAGATCCCGGGATTAAAAAAACAGAACGTGATAATAGTATCTGACGAGAACAACAGGGAGATAGGCAAGCTTGTTAACAACAACGAGAATGTCATAATCGTCGCTGatgaaaataacaaagaaattggTCATATCGTAGTTGATAACACGTTGTTTATCCAAGAGAACCTGGACGTTGGAAAACAGTCACAAATAAGCACCGAGAATAAGCAGCAGATTCAGAACAGCTATGACGATATTGAAGAAAGATTGAAACAAATTTGCAATGGCGAAGAGGCAACTGATGACCCAAAAGCACCGAAAGATCAGCGAGTTGCTGGTATCTCAGTTCGTAAAGACATCATTTGCACAAACAATTCGACAGTCTCGAAAAGCAAGGGTGCTTTATCAGATAAGATTATGAAGTACACGGATAAAGAAATCCCAAGAAACTTACAGTTAATATTCGGTACAGAAAGtggagatgaaaataaaaacacaagCAGTAATGCGAATACACAACTCTGTGTATTGGGCGAAAAGAGAGAAACGCAAAATACGAATCAAGGGGAAGATTGTCCTTTAAAAAGGCAGGCTTTCACTAGTAAATCTGTAACCCTGAATGATTGTAACGTAATTAATGTCCCTAAAGGGAAGCCAAGTGATTCGACGGGCATGAGAGCTgcaatgaaacgaaaaagaacCCGAGAAGAAGTGATGAAATCCATTGAGAAAACTATTGCTGATTTATCGCAAAGAACGTTAAGCGCCGTTAAATGTGATCAACTGACACGCTCAATCCTAAGGGTCGCTAGGGCGAGAAAAAGAGCAGGTAGGGAAGACAGAAATATCATTAGTTCCAGTCACAGGAAACCCTCGGATGTGATTAATGGCAAATTTGAACTTAATGACGGCGAAGGTTCTTTGACAAACCCAAACTTTACCATTAGAGTAACCGGAGTTGCCGATGATGTTGGCGAAATTATTGCAGGCTTGGAAGCTACTTCAGGCCATAGGACATCTGACAAAAATAACGATGTTGGTTCAAGGTTGtctagaaatttgaaaaatatttcgtcgtCAAAGTATTTATTAGCTGGACAAACAGATACAagaaattcgttaaaaaatggtaaaaacccAGATGGGTTGATTGATTTAAGGTCTGACGAAGAACAATTTGGTGATTCTGATAGCATGGAAAGTGAAGAAGGGTTTGTAGTTGAGAGGGACTATGAAACGAACAATGAAACAAATGTATTCAACACTAAGCAAGTGAACTCAAGTACCGAACTATCACATGGGCAAAAAGGGGAATTTCTTCATATAGAATTGGATGGAaatgaaaggaagaaaaaagtgatTCATAAAGATGGAAGTGTCAAAATCAAGgttgaagaaaatattaattcagATTATGAAAATGTACAGTCTGTACAACAAAAGTATTCAAATAAACCTAGTGATCTATCCAAAGAGTTGCGGCAAAAATTGAATGCGCAACaagaagtaataaaaaaattaacaaaccaGTTAATCATTTACAAAGAACTGGAAACTAAATTAGTGAATCTAAAATTGGAACTAcaagtaaaaaacaaacagataCAGATATTTAAAGAAAAGCTTAGTAAAAAGCCACAATTGCCTGAGGtaaactccaaaaatgaaTCTGAAATGAAACAGCAGGCCATATATAAACTTAGCAATAGAGTTAATCAGCTGGAAGAAGCTAACAAAACACTGATGAAACAGATAGGCGCCGAGgctcaaaataaaaaatatgttcagAATCTGAAACAAAAGGATGAACAGATTAAGGTATTGAACTGGAAGCTTGAGAAGGCGTCAAAGTTCTTGGAGAGAGCGGAGAAGAATGCTAatacgtacaaaaaaaaaatgttcagcaTGCGGACGTCGATCAAGCAGCAAAAAGCTGCGAACGAGAagcaaaacaaatttaaaaacctGTTTATCGATAATGCGTCGCATGAGTTCTCCGAGACTGCACTGCTCACAGCTATCGATATTAGAAACAGTTGCGGACTGAAATGTTATGAAAAGTTATTAAGTTACAAATTTCCATTACCATCTTTGAGAACACTACGCAGACATATTATGAAAGAGAATAATACTGATCGGAATTGGGGAGACAATGACCAGGAACTGATATTTAACGGGTATGAAGAGCAGGGAATAGGCAATGAAGCTGTCGAAAGTGAAGTCACTGGTACTGTCCAAGATATTTTTGAAGAGAGCAATGATCTCGATGACTTGAATTCCAACGAATTGGGAGAGCACATTCTATCGCAGCTGGGTGTGGAGAGAATGATATAG